In the Klebsiella aerogenes KCTC 2190 genome, one interval contains:
- a CDS encoding amidohydrolase: protein MNFEQQLISWRRELHQNPELSLQEVATTARIRDWLQSGGLPLLPYELTTGAVTEVGSGDKIIALRADIDALPIEEATGLPYRSQNPGVMHACGHDIHTSVMLGAALLLKEREAQLPGRVRILFQPAEESFGGAKTLIRAGALDGVSAIFGMHNEPNLPVGEFATRGGPFYANVDRFVFKVTGKGAHAARPHEGKDAILLASQLVTLLQSVASREVNTLDSVVLSVTRIQGGNTWNVLPESVELEGTLRTHSSEVQQRVKARVSEIAAGFASAFGAQIDVFWYAGPTALVNDEQWAAFASAAADRFGYRTHHADLHLGGEDFAVYLQHIPGAFVSIGSASDFGLHHPAFNPDENVIAPAARYFADLAEQALHHI, encoded by the coding sequence ATGAATTTCGAACAACAGTTGATTAGCTGGCGGCGCGAACTGCATCAGAACCCGGAACTCTCATTACAGGAAGTGGCAACCACCGCGCGTATCCGCGACTGGTTGCAAAGCGGCGGCCTGCCGTTACTGCCTTACGAGTTAACCACCGGCGCGGTGACGGAAGTGGGCAGCGGCGATAAAATCATCGCCCTGCGCGCCGATATTGACGCGTTACCGATAGAAGAGGCCACCGGACTGCCGTACCGCTCGCAAAATCCCGGCGTCATGCATGCCTGCGGTCACGATATACATACCAGCGTGATGCTTGGCGCGGCGTTGCTGTTAAAGGAACGAGAAGCGCAACTGCCGGGGCGGGTGCGGATCCTGTTCCAGCCAGCGGAAGAGAGTTTCGGCGGCGCAAAAACGTTGATCCGCGCCGGGGCGCTTGACGGCGTATCGGCAATCTTCGGCATGCACAATGAGCCCAATTTACCCGTTGGCGAGTTTGCCACCCGCGGCGGCCCGTTTTATGCCAACGTCGATCGCTTCGTATTCAAAGTAACCGGCAAGGGGGCGCATGCCGCCCGGCCGCATGAAGGCAAAGATGCCATCCTGCTAGCGAGCCAACTGGTGACGCTGCTACAGAGCGTCGCCAGCCGCGAAGTGAATACCCTGGATTCGGTGGTGCTCAGCGTGACGCGGATCCAGGGGGGAAATACCTGGAACGTCTTGCCGGAAAGCGTAGAGCTCGAGGGAACGCTGCGCACCCACAGTAGCGAGGTGCAGCAGCGGGTTAAGGCGAGAGTCAGCGAAATCGCCGCCGGCTTCGCCAGCGCCTTCGGCGCGCAAATCGATGTCTTCTGGTACGCCGGGCCAACGGCGCTGGTCAACGATGAGCAATGGGCGGCGTTCGCCAGCGCGGCGGCCGACCGCTTTGGCTACCGCACGCATCACGCCGATTTACATCTGGGCGGTGAAGACTTTGCCGTCTATCTGCAGCATATTCCGGGCGCTTTCGTCAGCATAGGTAGCGCCAGCGATTTCGGTCTGCATCATCCGGCCTTTAATCCGGATGAAAACGTCATTGCCCCAGCCGCGCGCTATTTCGCGGATCTGGCGGAACAGGCATTACACCATATTTAA
- a CDS encoding MsnO8 family LLM class oxidoreductase, producing MSYRISILDKSPLAPGETAAQALARTLTLAQQAERWGYHRFWIAEHHNAEQLASPSPELLIAWILGQTRQIRVGSGGVMLQHYSPYKVAENFNLLASLAPGRVDLGVGKAPGGLPLATRALQQGIHQHEKGSFAEQLTQLDNWLTLTESQGEESLRATPIPPRRADGFLLGASVDSARLAASLGWNFVFAAHLNGDKNLLQEVLTNWRELSRREVIVAVQVIVAQDAASAADLAKQVEVWGVELANGQRVTVGSESQAAAFARQAGSPPTRIERRESSLLFGTAEEVKAQLDALQAQWGIDEFIIDTPIAEGRARLASLGLLAQAHLGAEVTP from the coding sequence ATGTCTTATCGAATCAGTATCCTGGATAAAAGCCCCCTTGCTCCCGGTGAAACGGCCGCTCAGGCGCTGGCGCGTACGTTAACGCTTGCGCAACAGGCAGAACGCTGGGGATATCATCGTTTCTGGATTGCCGAGCATCACAACGCGGAACAGCTGGCGAGCCCGTCGCCGGAGCTATTGATTGCCTGGATCCTCGGGCAAACCCGGCAGATCCGCGTCGGTTCCGGCGGCGTGATGCTGCAGCACTATAGCCCCTACAAAGTCGCCGAGAATTTTAATCTGCTGGCAAGCCTTGCCCCAGGGCGTGTCGATCTCGGCGTTGGCAAAGCGCCAGGCGGTTTGCCGCTTGCCACTCGCGCATTACAGCAGGGCATTCATCAGCACGAAAAGGGCAGTTTTGCCGAGCAGCTTACCCAGCTTGATAACTGGCTAACGTTGACCGAAAGCCAGGGCGAGGAGAGCCTGCGTGCGACCCCCATTCCACCGCGCCGTGCGGACGGTTTCCTGCTCGGCGCCAGCGTCGACAGCGCCCGTCTGGCGGCCAGTCTGGGCTGGAACTTTGTTTTTGCCGCGCATCTCAATGGCGATAAAAACTTGTTGCAGGAGGTGCTGACGAACTGGCGCGAATTGAGCCGTCGCGAGGTGATCGTGGCCGTACAGGTTATCGTTGCGCAAGACGCCGCCAGCGCGGCCGATCTGGCGAAGCAGGTAGAGGTCTGGGGCGTCGAGCTGGCAAACGGTCAGCGGGTGACGGTGGGCAGTGAATCTCAGGCGGCAGCTTTTGCCCGTCAGGCCGGTAGCCCGCCGACGCGCATTGAGCGCCGCGAGTCCTCGCTGTTGTTCGGTACCGCAGAAGAGGTTAAAGCACAACTCGATGCCCTTCAGGCGCAGTGGGGCATTGATGAGTTTATTATTGATACCCCTATTGCCGAAGGGCGTGCGCGGCTGGCGTCGTTGGGATTGCTGGCGCAGGCGCATCTTGGCGCGGAGGTAACGCCATGA
- a CDS encoding adenylate kinase, with amino-acid sequence MKINVVGTSGVGKSTLAQRLAAALSLPYIELDRLYWRPEWEGAPDEEFFASIAQATASAGWVLDGNYNRSRAVKWRDIDLVVWVDYSFVRTLYQAIRRALSRAWHQQELWPGTGNRETFRRTFCNRDSIILWTMKTWRSNRQRYLADMHSAQYGHIRFVRLRNQRQTERFIAEIVHQQAMAGRVHI; translated from the coding sequence ATGAAAATCAATGTGGTAGGCACTAGCGGCGTAGGGAAGTCGACACTTGCGCAACGCCTGGCGGCAGCGCTTTCTTTGCCCTATATCGAACTGGATAGGCTCTACTGGCGGCCAGAGTGGGAGGGGGCGCCGGATGAAGAGTTTTTCGCCAGCATCGCGCAGGCAACGGCCTCTGCTGGCTGGGTTCTTGATGGCAACTATAATCGCAGTCGCGCAGTCAAATGGCGTGATATTGATCTGGTGGTATGGGTAGATTATAGCTTTGTTCGCACACTATATCAGGCCATTCGCCGTGCGCTGAGTCGCGCCTGGCACCAGCAGGAGCTATGGCCGGGTACCGGTAATCGCGAAACCTTTCGTCGCACCTTCTGCAATCGTGATTCGATAATTTTGTGGACCATGAAAACGTGGCGCTCTAATCGCCAGCGCTATTTAGCGGATATGCATTCTGCGCAGTATGGTCATATCCGTTTCGTCCGTTTACGTAATCAGCGACAAACAGAGCGCTTTATTGCTGAAATTGTCCATCAGCAGGCAATGGCTGGCAGGGTGCATATCTAA